The Mycolicibacterium boenickei genome has a segment encoding these proteins:
- a CDS encoding Lrp/AsnC family transcriptional regulator, whose protein sequence is MVEAYVLIQTEVGRAEVVAKQLAGLPGVVSAEYVTGPYDVVLRISADTLAALQSDVVPAVQQVPGITRTLTCPIANTGRP, encoded by the coding sequence GTGGTGGAGGCTTACGTGCTGATCCAGACCGAGGTGGGCCGCGCCGAAGTCGTCGCCAAACAACTCGCAGGCCTGCCGGGCGTGGTGTCCGCGGAATACGTCACCGGCCCCTATGACGTGGTGTTGCGCATCAGCGCCGATACCTTGGCGGCGCTGCAGTCAGATGTGGTGCCCGCAGTGCAGCAGGTCCCCGGAATCACCCGGACCTTGACCTGCCCGATCGCCAACACCGGCCGGCCATAG